The Microplitis mediator isolate UGA2020A chromosome 8, iyMicMedi2.1, whole genome shotgun sequence genome has a window encoding:
- the LOC130673823 gene encoding uncharacterized protein LOC130673823: protein MAAEILNIQRQIIFDESIAHYEAHAHIPYASSTFNNSDEIRITVQHQDLCLLPSKSTLHMYGKFTKSDGTAVSATTHMVNMTVCHMFEEIRYELNGVEIDRNKNVGITSLMKGYTSLSPAQQNTLENSGWIMDEAVNKLHNDNGYFDVSIPLSLLLGFAEDYHKVVINAKHELILIRSNSDLNAYIVATPAAGAHAEAVKITLQKIEWIVPYVTMADKQKIEALNYITSDPAISISFRAWELYEYPLLPNTSKHIWAVKTSTQLEKPRFVILGFQTARKNDATKNASGFDHCNIRDIKLFLNSQSYPYGNLNLNIANNQYALLYDMYINFQISYYNKEPEPLLTKKKFLEQAPLYVIDCSKQYESIKSGPVDIRLEFESTNQFPGQTSAYCLIIHDRIVEYNPISSIVRKLI from the coding sequence ATGGCAGCGGAAATCTTAAATATTCAACGACAAATCATTTTTGATGAGTCGATTGCACACTATGAAGCACATGCTCATATCCCGTATGCTTCATCAACATTCAACAACAGCGATGAAATAAGAATTACCGTTCAACATCAAGATTTATGTCTACTTCCAAGTAAAAGTACACTGCATATGtatggaaaatttacaaaatctGATGGTACAGCTGTAAGTGCAACTACTCACATGGTAAACATGACAGTATGTCATATGTTTGAAGAAATACGCTACGAGCTCAATGGTGTTGAGATTGATCGTAATAAAAATGTCGGCATCACAAGTCTCATGAAAGGATATACATCACTGAGTCCAGCTCAACAAAATACACTCGAGAACTCAGGCTGGATTATGGATGAAGCTGTAAACAAATTACACAATGACAATGGCTACTTTGATGTATCTATACCACTGAGTCTCCTGCTTGGATTTGCTGAAGATTACCATAAAGTTGTCATCAACGCAAAGCatgaattgattttaataagaTCAAATTCCGATTTGAATGCATACATTGTGGCTACACCTGCTGCAGGAGCTCATGCTGAAGCTGTTAAAATTACACTGCAAAAAATCGAGTGGATTGTACCATATGTGACTATGGctgataaacaaaaaattgaagctctGAATTATATTACAAGTGATCCAGCTATCTCAATCAGTTTCCGAGCTTGGGAGCTGTACGAGTATCCACTATTACCTAATACTTCGAAGCACATTTGGGCAGTCAAAACATCTACGCAGCTTGAGAAACCACGTTTTGTAATCCTCGGATTTCAAACAGCAAGAAAAAATGACGCAACTAAAAATGCCAGCGGATTTGATCACTGCAACATcagagatataaaattatttttaaactctcaGAGTTATCCTTATGGGAATTTAAACCTCAACATTGCAAACAATCAATATGCTCTGTTGTatgatatgtatataaatttccaaatttcatactacaacAAAGAACCTGAGCCACTGctgacaaagaaaaaatttttggaacaaGCACCACTGTATGTTATCGATTGCTCGAAACAATACGAATCGATAAAATCTGGACCAGTGGACATTCGTCTGGAATTTGAATCTACAAATCAATTTCCTGGGCAGACATCAGCTTATTGTCTCATTATACATGATCGCATAGTCGAGTATAATCCTATAAGCAGCATCGTACGAAAACTAATATGA